Proteins encoded within one genomic window of Arachis ipaensis cultivar K30076 chromosome B08, Araip1.1, whole genome shotgun sequence:
- the LOC107614120 gene encoding putative disease resistance RPP13-like protein 1 isoform X1, with amino-acid sequence MAEALVAGSFLSASVQTLLETITSVQFQDFFRKTWNLNESILDELETTLLTLQAVLNDAEQKQITNPSVKEWLQRLKDAVHEAEDLLDEVNTVALRHNLEDQHPHQSVAGKVRRFLCSGFRFHRDMNSNLEALCRRLRLFAAQKNGLGLQLVSMRVLVRAPTSSVANELGVVGRDGDKEKLMSFLLTNDANGNNNRIGVITIFGMAGVGKTTLAQLLYNDPRVEENFDLKAWTSVSEVFDATVVTKALLESLACKHFEGDNLDFLQIELRQMVKGKKFLFVLDDLWNNKYVEWDHLRAPFSEGKQGSRIIITTRQRDVAKMTHTFPIYHLEPLSHEDCWSLLSKHSFENTDPRRQPRLEMIGRKIADKCGGLPIAAKTLGGILRSKVDENEWTNILNSNIWELLNDDILPALWLSYIYLPACLKRCFAYCSIFPKGYPLNKKHVVLLWMAEGLLQQGQEKSMEEMGNQYFDELLSRSIIQQEGECYVMHDLINDLATVVSGKSCNRFEGSEITESVRHFSYSRGKYDSSTKFESCYRAKCLRTFLPMPLTDDPTLWWYWKHYLTKRITHDFLLRQRRLRVLSLANYDNINELPNSIDIGNLVKLRHLDITGTKLKMSRQITTLQHLQTLSTFVVDKQCEGLKLKDMRCFPKLQGKLSIMELCNVDQTIDALEANLKNKQFIEELVLDWSKQADQGLGTETEVLEHLQPSRNIKKFIIESYNGTKFPSWFADSSFSNIVFLSISGCNYCLFLPPLGQLPSLKELYVTRMKTIKIIGPEFYGTSSSSSPFQPFPSLEILSFEEMLDWEEWHVFSIEGLEFPFPSLKHLRLYNCPKLKGHLPRHLPSSLTDVNISYCDQLEASTLHWIASTKSLTIIDGGQHLLPILETDSQCSLSYMKIERSDRLTSFPRMVLSSHCLSDLYLTKVPSFTSFPTESMPSLRTLMLSECKNLEFLPDEACRNYSSLENLMIWDSCHSLSCFPFGSLPVLKYLHIWGCPNLISISFSSVDSYAQNLSNLQILRISNCPNLESFPQGGLSTPNLMEFKVINCGKLNSLPERMNILYALQDLDISNVPQLVSFPQGGLPPKLRSVFIGFCKSLSPVAISEYGFQWLSSLLKLGIGGDDLVQSFLEENSNAFQHLTILQELHILRCSKIESLPEDRLPSSLLLLRIQDCPLLEARYNNRRKTHFSKISHIPTIRINEDVII; translated from the exons ATGGCTGAAGCTTTAGTAGCAGGATCATTTCTATCTGCTTCCGTGCAGACTTTATTGGAGACAATAACCTCAGTGCAGTTCCAAGACTTCTTCAGGAAGACATGGAATCTGAATGAATCAATCTTGGATGAGTTGGAAACTACGTTGTTGACTCTTCAGGCTGTCCTCAATGATGCAGAACAGAAGCAGATTACCAACCCTTCAGTCAAAGAATGGCTTCAGAGGCTAAAAGATGCAGTGCATGAAGCAGAGGACTTGTTAGATGAAGTCAACACTGTGGCATTAAGGCACAATTTGGAGGATCAGCATCCACATCAATCTGTTGCCGGCAAGGTAAGGAGATTTCTTTGTTCTGGTTTTCGGTTTCACAGGGATATGAACTCAAACTTAGAGGCCTTGTGCCGAAGGCTTCGACTATTTGCTGCACAGAAAAATGGTCTTGGCTTGCAACTTGTTAGCATGAGGGTGTTGGTTAGAGCACCAACAAGTTCTGTGGCAAATGAGTTGGGTGTAGTTGGTAGAGATGGTGATAAGGAAAAATTGATGAGTTTTCTGTTAACAAATGATGCAAACGGCAACAATAACAGAATAGGGGTGATTACAATTTTTGGCATGGCTGGTGTTGGCAAAACCACCCTTGCACAGCTTTTGTACAATGATCCTAGAGTTGAAGAGAATTTTGATCTGAAAGCATGGACATCTGTTTCTGAAGTATTTGATGCCACTGTGGTAACAAAAGCCCTTCTGGAGTCACTGGCTTGTAAGCATTTTGAAGGCGATAATCTAGATTTTCTCCAAATTGAATTGAGGCAAATGGTTAAGGGGAAAAAGTTCTTGTTTGTGTTGGATGATCTTTGGAATAATAAATATGTGGAGTGGGATCACTTGCGAGCGCCTTTTAGTGAGGGAAAACAAGGGAGTAGGATCATCATCACAACTCGCCAAAGAGATGTTGCTAAAATGACACACACATTCCCAATTTACCATTTAGAACCATTGTCCCATGAAGATTGTTGGTCACTGCTGTCCAAGCATTCATTCGAAAACACTGATCCTAGAAGACAACCCAGGTTGGAAATGATTGGCAGAAAAATTGCAGACAAGTGTGGTGGCTTACCTATAGCTGCAAAGACATTAGGAGGCATTTTGAGGTCCAAAGTGGATGAAAATGAATGGACCAATATTTTAAATAGTAACATCTGGGAGCTACTAAACGATGATATTCTACCTGCTCTTTGGTTAAGCTATATCTATCTCCCTGCTTGTTTAAAAAGATGTTTTGCTTATTGTTCAATTTTCCCGAAAGGGTATCCTCTGAATAAGAAACACGTAGTACTACTTTGGATGGCAGAGGGTTTGCTCCAACAAGGCCAGGAGAAATCAATGGAAGAAATGGGTAATCAATATTTTGATGAGCTATTGTCAAGATCAATAATTCAACAAGAGGGAGAGTGTTATGTAATGCATGACTTAATCAATGACTTGGCCACAGTTGTGTCAGGAAAGAGTTGTAACAGGTTTGAGGGCTCTGAAATAACAGAAAGCGTCCGGCACTTTTCCTATTCCAGAGGTAAGTATGACTCTTCGACCAAATTTGAAAGTTGTTATAGAGCAAAATGCTTGAGGACGTTCCTCCCAATGCCGTTGACTGATGATCCAACTTTATGGTGGTATTGGAAGCATTACCTGACCAAAAGGATCACACATGATTTCCTGCTCAGACAAAGACGCCTGCGAGTGCTATCATTGGCGAACTATGATAACATCAATGAATTGCCTAATTCAATAG ACATAGGAAACTTGGTTAAGTTGCGTCATCTCGATATCACTGGCACGAAGTTGAAGATGTCAAGACAGATAACAACCTTACAACACCTCCAAACCCTGAGTACTTTTGTTGTTGACAAACAATGTGAGGGACTAAAGCTTAAAGATATGCGATGCTTCCCGAAACTGCAGGGAAAACTATCAATCATGGAACTGTGCAATGTGGATCAAACAATAGATGCACTTGAAGCAAACTTGAAGAACAAACAGTTCATCGAGGAGTTGGTGTTAGATTGGAGCAAGCAAGCTGATCAAGGTTTAGGAACTGAAACTGAGGTCCTTGAGCATCTGCAGCCATCAAGAAACATAAAGAAGTTCATCATAGAGTCCTACAATGGAACCAAATTCCCAAGTTGGTTTGCAGATTCTTCATTTTCGAATATTGTGTTCTTGTCTATTAGTGGCTGCAACTATTGCTTATTTCTCCCACCACTTGGACAACTGCCTTCTCTCAAGGAACTTTATGTTACAAGGATGAAAACGATAAAGATTATTGGTCCTGAGTTTTATGGTACTTCTAGTTCTTCCTCTCCTTTTCAACCATTTCCATCCCTTGAGATCTTATCATTTGAGGAAATGCTAGACTGGGAGGAATGGCATGTGTTCAGTATAGAAGGCTTAGAGTTCCCTTTTCCATCTCTTAAGCATCTACGTTTGTACAATTGTCCTAAGCTGAAGGGTCATTTACCGCGCCATCTTCCTTCTAGTTTGACTGATGTTAACATATCATACTGTGATCAATTGGAAGCATCTACTCTACATTGGATTGCATCAACTAAAAGTTTGACTATCATTGATGGGGGTCAACATCTTTTGCCAATCCTTGAGACAGATTCGCAGTGCTCGCTGTCCTACATGAAGATCGAAAGGAGTGATAGGCTGACATCTTTTCCCAGAATGGTTCTTAGCAGCCATTGTCTCAGTGACTTGTATCTTACCAAAGTTCCATCTTTTACCTCTTTCCCAACCGAAAGCATGCCGTCTTTGCGAACATTAATGCTATCAGAATGCAAGAATTTGGAATTCCTACCTGATGAAGCTTGTAGGAATTACAGTTCACTTGagaatttgatgatttgggataGTTGTCACTCTCTCAGTTGCTTTCCATTTGGATCTCTCCCTGTACTCAAATATCTTCATATTTGGGGCTGCCCCAATCTCATATCAATTTCTTTTTCAAGTGTTGACAGTTATGCACAAAATTTGTCAAATCTTCAAATATTGAGAATAAGCAACTGTCCTAATCTGGAATCATTTCCTCAAGGTGGATTGTCCACTCCCAACCTAATGGAATTCAAGGTCATTAATTGTGGGAAGCTAAACTCACTACCGGAACGGATGAACATTCTCTACGCTCTTCAAGATTTAGATATCTCTAATGTTCCACAACTTGTGTCATTTCCTCAAGGTGGCTTGCCGCCGAAGCTACGATCCGTGTTCATAGGCTTTTGCAAAAGTCTATCACCCGTGGCTATATCTGAGTATGGTTTCCAGTGGCTCAGTTCTCTTTTGAAGCTTGGAATTGGAGGTGATGATCTTGTTCAATCATTCCTGGAAGAAAATTCAAATGCATTTCAACATCTCACCATTCTTCAAGAGCTTCACATCCTAAGGTGTTCAAAGATTGAGTCCTTGCCTGAAGACAGGTTACCTTCCTCTCTTTTATTATTGAGGATTCAGGATTGTCCCCTTCTAGAAGCAAGGTACAATAATAGGAGAAAGACACATTTCTCTAAGATTTCTCACATACCTACCATAAGAATAAATGAAGATGTCATAATATAA
- the LOC107614120 gene encoding putative disease resistance RPP13-like protein 1 isoform X2 → MNSNLEALCRRLRLFAAQKNGLGLQLVSMRVLVRAPTSSVANELGVVGRDGDKEKLMSFLLTNDANGNNNRIGVITIFGMAGVGKTTLAQLLYNDPRVEENFDLKAWTSVSEVFDATVVTKALLESLACKHFEGDNLDFLQIELRQMVKGKKFLFVLDDLWNNKYVEWDHLRAPFSEGKQGSRIIITTRQRDVAKMTHTFPIYHLEPLSHEDCWSLLSKHSFENTDPRRQPRLEMIGRKIADKCGGLPIAAKTLGGILRSKVDENEWTNILNSNIWELLNDDILPALWLSYIYLPACLKRCFAYCSIFPKGYPLNKKHVVLLWMAEGLLQQGQEKSMEEMGNQYFDELLSRSIIQQEGECYVMHDLINDLATVVSGKSCNRFEGSEITESVRHFSYSRGKYDSSTKFESCYRAKCLRTFLPMPLTDDPTLWWYWKHYLTKRITHDFLLRQRRLRVLSLANYDNINELPNSIGNLLHLRFLDLSFTPIKRLSSAIFKLYNLQTLRLLYCQNLSELPADIGNLVKLRHLDITGTKLKMSRQITTLQHLQTLSTFVVDKQCEGLKLKDMRCFPKLQGKLSIMELCNVDQTIDALEANLKNKQFIEELVLDWSKQADQGLGTETEVLEHLQPSRNIKKFIIESYNGTKFPSWFADSSFSNIVFLSISGCNYCLFLPPLGQLPSLKELYVTRMKTIKIIGPEFYGTSSSSSPFQPFPSLEILSFEEMLDWEEWHVFSIEGLEFPFPSLKHLRLYNCPKLKGHLPRHLPSSLTDVNISYCDQLEASTLHWIASTKSLTIIDGGQHLLPILETDSQCSLSYMKIERSDRLTSFPRMVLSSHCLSDLYLTKVPSFTSFPTESMPSLRTLMLSECKNLEFLPDEACRNYSSLENLMIWDSCHSLSCFPFGSLPVLKYLHIWGCPNLISISFSSVDSYAQNLSNLQILRISNCPNLESFPQGGLSTPNLMEFKVINCGKLNSLPERMNILYALQDLDISNVPQLVSFPQGGLPPKLRSVFIGFCKSLSPVAISEYGFQWLSSLLKLGIGGDDLVQSFLEENSNAFQHLTILQELHILRCSKIESLPEDRLPSSLLLLRIQDCPLLEARYNNRRKTHFSKISHIPTIRINEDVII, encoded by the coding sequence ATGAACTCAAACTTAGAGGCCTTGTGCCGAAGGCTTCGACTATTTGCTGCACAGAAAAATGGTCTTGGCTTGCAACTTGTTAGCATGAGGGTGTTGGTTAGAGCACCAACAAGTTCTGTGGCAAATGAGTTGGGTGTAGTTGGTAGAGATGGTGATAAGGAAAAATTGATGAGTTTTCTGTTAACAAATGATGCAAACGGCAACAATAACAGAATAGGGGTGATTACAATTTTTGGCATGGCTGGTGTTGGCAAAACCACCCTTGCACAGCTTTTGTACAATGATCCTAGAGTTGAAGAGAATTTTGATCTGAAAGCATGGACATCTGTTTCTGAAGTATTTGATGCCACTGTGGTAACAAAAGCCCTTCTGGAGTCACTGGCTTGTAAGCATTTTGAAGGCGATAATCTAGATTTTCTCCAAATTGAATTGAGGCAAATGGTTAAGGGGAAAAAGTTCTTGTTTGTGTTGGATGATCTTTGGAATAATAAATATGTGGAGTGGGATCACTTGCGAGCGCCTTTTAGTGAGGGAAAACAAGGGAGTAGGATCATCATCACAACTCGCCAAAGAGATGTTGCTAAAATGACACACACATTCCCAATTTACCATTTAGAACCATTGTCCCATGAAGATTGTTGGTCACTGCTGTCCAAGCATTCATTCGAAAACACTGATCCTAGAAGACAACCCAGGTTGGAAATGATTGGCAGAAAAATTGCAGACAAGTGTGGTGGCTTACCTATAGCTGCAAAGACATTAGGAGGCATTTTGAGGTCCAAAGTGGATGAAAATGAATGGACCAATATTTTAAATAGTAACATCTGGGAGCTACTAAACGATGATATTCTACCTGCTCTTTGGTTAAGCTATATCTATCTCCCTGCTTGTTTAAAAAGATGTTTTGCTTATTGTTCAATTTTCCCGAAAGGGTATCCTCTGAATAAGAAACACGTAGTACTACTTTGGATGGCAGAGGGTTTGCTCCAACAAGGCCAGGAGAAATCAATGGAAGAAATGGGTAATCAATATTTTGATGAGCTATTGTCAAGATCAATAATTCAACAAGAGGGAGAGTGTTATGTAATGCATGACTTAATCAATGACTTGGCCACAGTTGTGTCAGGAAAGAGTTGTAACAGGTTTGAGGGCTCTGAAATAACAGAAAGCGTCCGGCACTTTTCCTATTCCAGAGGTAAGTATGACTCTTCGACCAAATTTGAAAGTTGTTATAGAGCAAAATGCTTGAGGACGTTCCTCCCAATGCCGTTGACTGATGATCCAACTTTATGGTGGTATTGGAAGCATTACCTGACCAAAAGGATCACACATGATTTCCTGCTCAGACAAAGACGCCTGCGAGTGCTATCATTGGCGAACTATGATAACATCAATGAATTGCCTAATTCAATAGGTAATTTGTTACACTTGAGGTTCTTGGACCTCTCTTTTACTCCAATCAAAAGGCTGTCTAGTGCAATATTTAAGCTTTATAATCTTCAAACATTGAGATTGTTATACTGTCAGAACCTCAGTGAATTGCCTGCAGACATAGGAAACTTGGTTAAGTTGCGTCATCTCGATATCACTGGCACGAAGTTGAAGATGTCAAGACAGATAACAACCTTACAACACCTCCAAACCCTGAGTACTTTTGTTGTTGACAAACAATGTGAGGGACTAAAGCTTAAAGATATGCGATGCTTCCCGAAACTGCAGGGAAAACTATCAATCATGGAACTGTGCAATGTGGATCAAACAATAGATGCACTTGAAGCAAACTTGAAGAACAAACAGTTCATCGAGGAGTTGGTGTTAGATTGGAGCAAGCAAGCTGATCAAGGTTTAGGAACTGAAACTGAGGTCCTTGAGCATCTGCAGCCATCAAGAAACATAAAGAAGTTCATCATAGAGTCCTACAATGGAACCAAATTCCCAAGTTGGTTTGCAGATTCTTCATTTTCGAATATTGTGTTCTTGTCTATTAGTGGCTGCAACTATTGCTTATTTCTCCCACCACTTGGACAACTGCCTTCTCTCAAGGAACTTTATGTTACAAGGATGAAAACGATAAAGATTATTGGTCCTGAGTTTTATGGTACTTCTAGTTCTTCCTCTCCTTTTCAACCATTTCCATCCCTTGAGATCTTATCATTTGAGGAAATGCTAGACTGGGAGGAATGGCATGTGTTCAGTATAGAAGGCTTAGAGTTCCCTTTTCCATCTCTTAAGCATCTACGTTTGTACAATTGTCCTAAGCTGAAGGGTCATTTACCGCGCCATCTTCCTTCTAGTTTGACTGATGTTAACATATCATACTGTGATCAATTGGAAGCATCTACTCTACATTGGATTGCATCAACTAAAAGTTTGACTATCATTGATGGGGGTCAACATCTTTTGCCAATCCTTGAGACAGATTCGCAGTGCTCGCTGTCCTACATGAAGATCGAAAGGAGTGATAGGCTGACATCTTTTCCCAGAATGGTTCTTAGCAGCCATTGTCTCAGTGACTTGTATCTTACCAAAGTTCCATCTTTTACCTCTTTCCCAACCGAAAGCATGCCGTCTTTGCGAACATTAATGCTATCAGAATGCAAGAATTTGGAATTCCTACCTGATGAAGCTTGTAGGAATTACAGTTCACTTGagaatttgatgatttgggataGTTGTCACTCTCTCAGTTGCTTTCCATTTGGATCTCTCCCTGTACTCAAATATCTTCATATTTGGGGCTGCCCCAATCTCATATCAATTTCTTTTTCAAGTGTTGACAGTTATGCACAAAATTTGTCAAATCTTCAAATATTGAGAATAAGCAACTGTCCTAATCTGGAATCATTTCCTCAAGGTGGATTGTCCACTCCCAACCTAATGGAATTCAAGGTCATTAATTGTGGGAAGCTAAACTCACTACCGGAACGGATGAACATTCTCTACGCTCTTCAAGATTTAGATATCTCTAATGTTCCACAACTTGTGTCATTTCCTCAAGGTGGCTTGCCGCCGAAGCTACGATCCGTGTTCATAGGCTTTTGCAAAAGTCTATCACCCGTGGCTATATCTGAGTATGGTTTCCAGTGGCTCAGTTCTCTTTTGAAGCTTGGAATTGGAGGTGATGATCTTGTTCAATCATTCCTGGAAGAAAATTCAAATGCATTTCAACATCTCACCATTCTTCAAGAGCTTCACATCCTAAGGTGTTCAAAGATTGAGTCCTTGCCTGAAGACAGGTTACCTTCCTCTCTTTTATTATTGAGGATTCAGGATTGTCCCCTTCTAGAAGCAAGGTACAATAATAGGAGAAAGACACATTTCTCTAAGATTTCTCACATACCTACCATAAGAATAAATGAAGATGTCATAATATAA